CAGGCAGCATCGCGGCTGTCAGCTGATTCCATTTGCAGGAGGATATTCACGTGAGGCGACTGAAACTTGTATCGGCTGCTGCGATCGTATTCGCGCTTGCCTATTCCAGTCCGATCGATTTTTCGGGCGTTTCTTCCGGACTGCCGATCATTGCAGGCGTCGGAACCGCGAAGGCACAGAACGCAGCACGCAACACAGCGCGGCGCACCTCAAGGCGAACAACCCGCCGCGTTAATCGCCGGACCTCCGTCGCTGGATGCAGCCCTTACAACGCCTACTTCAACTGCGGCGGTGTCTACTATCGCCCTGTCGTGGAAAATGGCGTCACTGTATATGTCGTTGTTAATCCTTGATTTTCCGGAGATCATCATGACACTTTCCTCCAGAATTCTCAGCATCTGCATCGCTTTCGGATTCGCTGCCTTCAGCACGGCAGCGACGGCCCAGGGCCCTGTCCAGGGTGTCCTCGAAGCATGCGAAACGGAAATCACCACCTATTGCGACCAGGTGACGCCCGGCCACGGCCGGATGCTGTCCTGCATGTATGCCCATGAGGACAAGATCAGCGACGCCTGCGCCAACTCCATTGTCGACCTTGCCGACGCGCTGGACTTCATGTTCGCCAATGCCAGCGAGGCCATTGCCATTTGCGCCGCCGATATCGAGGCCAACTGTTCCGGCGTCGAATTTGGCGGAGGGCGTGTTCTCTCCTGCTTGAAAGAGAATGCGGACAGGGTTTCATCCGATTGTCAGCCTGTCATGAACGCATTTGCGGAAAAATTCGGTCTCGCAGACTGATCCGTCCAGCCGCGCCGTGTCCCGTCCGCTGACAGTTTGGCACAACCGATGTCAAGCGGCCTAAAGAGTTCTGAGTAGTGCGTTGAT
This region of uncultured Roseibium sp. genomic DNA includes:
- a CDS encoding cysteine rich repeat-containing protein encodes the protein MTLSSRILSICIAFGFAAFSTAATAQGPVQGVLEACETEITTYCDQVTPGHGRMLSCMYAHEDKISDACANSIVDLADALDFMFANASEAIAICAADIEANCSGVEFGGGRVLSCLKENADRVSSDCQPVMNAFAEKFGLAD